In Longimicrobium sp., a single genomic region encodes these proteins:
- a CDS encoding phosphopantetheine-binding protein — ADGTLEFLGRGDEQVKVRGYRIEPGEVEARLLEHPGVREAVVVAREDTPGDRRLVAYCVGAAGAVEPEALRRHLGERLPEHMVPAAYVRLEALPLTPNGKVDRRGLPAPEGDAFARRGYEAPVGETEAALAEIWSELLGVERVGRWDNFFRLGGHSLLALRLIQRMKRRGLHAGIQALFATPTLVGMAAAVGAERAEVVVPPNLIPDPSADAPETGSEKVELYL; from the coding sequence GCGGACGGGACGCTGGAGTTCCTGGGCCGCGGCGACGAGCAGGTGAAGGTGCGGGGCTACCGGATCGAGCCGGGCGAGGTCGAGGCGCGGCTGCTGGAGCACCCGGGGGTGCGCGAGGCGGTGGTGGTGGCGCGCGAGGACACGCCCGGCGACCGGCGGCTGGTGGCGTACTGCGTGGGCGCGGCCGGGGCGGTGGAGCCGGAGGCGCTGCGGCGGCACCTGGGCGAGCGGCTCCCGGAGCACATGGTTCCGGCGGCGTACGTGCGCCTGGAGGCGCTGCCGCTGACGCCGAACGGGAAGGTGGACCGGCGCGGGCTGCCGGCGCCGGAGGGCGACGCGTTCGCGCGGCGCGGCTACGAGGCGCCCGTGGGCGAGACCGAGGCGGCGCTGGCCGAGATCTGGTCCGAGCTGCTGGGCGTGGAGCGGGTGGGGCGGTGGGACAACTTCTTCAGGCTGGGCGGCCACTCGCTCCTGGCGCTCCGGCTCATCCAGCGGATGAAGCGGCGGGGGCTGCACGCGGGGATCCAGGCGCTGTTCGCCACCCCCACGCTGGTGGGGATGGCGGCCGCGGTGGGCGCCGAGCGGGCGGAGGTGGTGGTCCCCCCCAACCTGATCCCCGACCCGTCGGCGGACGCCCCCGAGACGGGATCCGAGAAGGTGGAGCTGTACCTGTGA